The Deltaproteobacteria bacterium RIFCSPHIGHO2_02_FULL_44_16 genome includes a window with the following:
- a CDS encoding ATP-dependent DNA helicase RecG: MLSNERHPLSTPVQYIKGVGPALAEKLKRLGVMTVADLFYLIPHRYVDRRHILPLAQLSEGKEKTVTGTIVRRGISFLGRRRKRIYNVILEDESKGRVSLIWFYFKQRYMEERYPEGAKLLVSGEVVRYGKDFQFIHPEIEILSTEEDALASAKILPLYPLTEGLSQKTIRKILQTAWGKYHHEVESVFPPYFLEQHQLVPTKECLEQLHFPQITEKLEKLLEGKSPAHRTLIFDEFFFLELGLARRRQKNSVASGIRFAIDQKRHADFLSSLPFMLTPAQQKVITEIFNDMHAPRPMNRLLQGDVGSGKTVVALAAALQAIHTGYQVAIMAPTELLAEQHYQTISRYLTPLQLPHRLLTSSLKGKERDVTLAGLQNGEIPFVVGTHALIQEDIHFQKLGFVIIDEQHRFGVLQRQAIRHKASMCDMLVMTATPIPRTLAMTLYGDLDVSVIDELPHGRKSILTKLYSEPKREKLYEGMLHELRLGRQVYVIYPLIEESEKIDLKNATDMSEEIRARFAPQYATALLHGRMKAEMKEEIMHQFRAGKIHILVSTSVVEVGVDVPNASVMVIEHAERFGLSQLHQLRGRVGRSEHQSYCILMADYRQSEEAKRRLHVMTETTDGFKIAEEDLAIRGPGEFIGTKQSGIPPFRVANLARDVALLSEARAAAFTLMQEDPELSLEKHRKLRETLLSRWAGKLELAQVS; the protein is encoded by the coding sequence ATGCTTTCTAATGAACGACATCCACTTTCAACTCCTGTTCAATATATCAAAGGTGTAGGCCCAGCTCTTGCCGAAAAATTGAAACGTCTTGGCGTGATGACCGTCGCCGATCTTTTTTATCTCATTCCTCATCGCTATGTTGATCGACGCCATATTCTTCCTTTAGCGCAATTATCAGAAGGAAAAGAAAAAACCGTTACGGGCACGATTGTCCGTCGAGGCATTTCATTTTTAGGACGACGACGGAAAAGAATTTATAATGTTATTCTTGAAGATGAATCAAAAGGTCGCGTTTCTCTGATCTGGTTTTACTTTAAGCAGCGCTATATGGAAGAACGCTACCCAGAAGGAGCGAAGCTCCTCGTCTCTGGTGAGGTGGTGCGTTATGGAAAAGATTTTCAGTTCATTCATCCCGAAATTGAAATTCTTTCGACAGAAGAAGATGCGTTAGCCTCAGCAAAAATTCTTCCTCTTTATCCTTTGACAGAAGGCCTTTCGCAGAAAACGATACGCAAAATTCTTCAGACAGCGTGGGGAAAATATCATCATGAAGTTGAATCTGTTTTTCCTCCCTATTTCCTTGAACAGCATCAACTTGTCCCAACGAAAGAGTGTCTGGAACAACTTCATTTCCCCCAAATAACGGAAAAACTCGAAAAGCTCTTAGAAGGCAAGTCACCTGCGCATCGAACGCTTATCTTCGATGAGTTTTTCTTTTTGGAACTCGGCCTTGCACGTCGTCGGCAAAAAAACAGCGTCGCCTCTGGAATTCGTTTTGCCATTGATCAGAAACGACATGCAGATTTTTTAAGCTCACTTCCTTTTATGCTGACACCGGCTCAACAAAAAGTGATCACAGAAATTTTCAATGACATGCATGCACCGCGTCCGATGAATCGACTTTTGCAAGGGGATGTGGGGAGTGGCAAAACCGTTGTTGCTCTCGCAGCAGCGCTTCAAGCTATTCACACTGGCTATCAAGTGGCGATCATGGCTCCGACAGAACTCTTGGCGGAGCAACATTATCAGACCATCTCACGTTATCTCACGCCACTGCAGCTTCCACATCGTTTATTGACGAGTTCGCTGAAAGGAAAAGAGCGGGATGTGACTCTTGCGGGTTTACAGAATGGGGAGATTCCGTTTGTGGTGGGAACGCATGCCTTAATTCAGGAGGATATTCATTTTCAGAAATTAGGCTTTGTGATTATTGATGAGCAACATCGTTTCGGTGTTTTGCAACGACAAGCTATTCGCCACAAAGCGAGCATGTGCGATATGCTCGTGATGACCGCGACACCTATTCCTCGCACTCTTGCCATGACGCTCTATGGAGATCTTGATGTTTCGGTGATTGATGAACTTCCTCACGGACGAAAATCGATTCTGACGAAACTCTATTCGGAACCCAAGCGCGAAAAACTTTATGAAGGGATGTTGCATGAACTTCGTTTAGGCCGACAAGTCTATGTCATTTATCCGCTCATCGAAGAGAGTGAAAAAATCGATCTTAAAAATGCGACTGATATGTCTGAAGAGATTCGTGCGCGCTTTGCTCCTCAGTATGCAACAGCTCTTTTGCATGGTCGCATGAAAGCAGAGATGAAAGAAGAAATTATGCATCAGTTTCGTGCGGGGAAAATTCATATTCTCGTTTCCACCTCGGTGGTGGAAGTCGGTGTTGATGTGCCGAATGCAAGTGTCATGGTGATTGAACATGCTGAACGCTTTGGTTTGTCGCAACTGCATCAACTTCGAGGTCGTGTGGGGAGAAGTGAACATCAATCCTATTGTATTTTGATGGCAGACTATCGACAGTCAGAAGAAGCAAAACGTCGTTTGCACGTGATGACGGAAACAACAGATGGATTTAAAATTGCGGAAGAAGATTTGGCCATACGTGGACCCGGAGAATTTATAGGTACCAAACAATCTGGTATTCCTCCTTTTCGCGTTGCGAATCTTGCACGAGATGTAGCTCTTTTATCGGAAGCTCGAGCAGCCGCTTTTACCTTGATGCAAGAAGATCCTGAATTATCTTTGGAAAAACATCGAAAATTGCGGGAAACGCTCTTGTCTCGCTGGGCCGGAAAGCTTGAACTTGCGCAGGTAAGTTAA
- a CDS encoding lipoyl synthase — translation MSCGQDLSQRPRLPKWLKKPVVNYTRVHAVKQSLRDHRLHTICEEGKCPNLGECFERGTATIMVMGDICTRACRFCAVKTGRPRPLDPEEPLNTAKQIHLLGLKMVVLTSVDRDDLDDGGAAHIAECIRETKRLNPETKIEFLTPDFDANSDCIQTVCDAVPDVYSHNIETVERLTPKVRSRAQYRRSLDVLRYAFHFLKIVKPDGVTKSGIMLGLGETKDEVIQTLKDLREANVECVTMGQYLQPTPKHYPVVEFIEPQRFEEYDDICRELGFRYSFCGPFVRSSYMAEQVFENEPMKPKIYVPQVL, via the coding sequence ATGTCTTGCGGGCAAGATTTATCACAGCGACCAAGATTGCCGAAATGGCTGAAAAAACCAGTTGTCAACTATACCCGCGTCCATGCGGTAAAGCAGAGCCTTCGCGATCATCGACTTCATACGATTTGCGAAGAGGGGAAATGCCCTAATTTAGGGGAATGTTTTGAACGCGGCACTGCCACCATTATGGTGATGGGAGATATTTGCACGCGAGCATGTCGATTTTGTGCGGTGAAAACAGGACGCCCACGTCCACTCGATCCTGAAGAGCCACTGAATACTGCGAAGCAAATTCATCTGTTGGGACTCAAAATGGTGGTGCTTACGTCTGTGGATCGCGATGATCTTGATGATGGCGGCGCAGCGCATATTGCTGAATGTATTCGTGAAACAAAAAGACTCAATCCAGAAACAAAAATTGAATTTTTGACTCCTGATTTTGATGCAAATTCAGATTGTATTCAAACCGTATGCGATGCTGTGCCCGATGTTTACAGTCACAATATTGAAACCGTGGAACGATTAACGCCAAAGGTGCGTAGTCGCGCACAATACCGTCGTTCGCTCGATGTTCTTCGATATGCATTTCATTTTTTAAAAATCGTAAAACCAGATGGTGTGACGAAATCTGGCATTATGCTCGGTCTTGGCGAAACCAAAGACGAAGTGATTCAGACGCTTAAAGATCTTCGCGAAGCGAATGTCGAATGTGTCACGATGGGGCAATATCTCCAACCAACTCCAAAACATTATCCCGTCGTTGAATTTATTGAGCCGCAACGTTTTGAGGAATATGACGATATCTGTCGCGAGTTGGGATTTCGGTATTCCTTTTGCGGCCCTTTTGTGAGAAGTTCCTATATGGCTGAGCAAGTTTTTGAAAATGAGCCGATGAAACCGAAAATATATGTACCCCAAGTTTTATGA
- a CDS encoding fructose-bisphosphatase, class II, which yields MDRNLALEVVRVTELAALAAARLMGRGNEKLADHAAVEAMRQAFDAISIRGTVVIGEGERDEAPMLYIGERVGDGTGPEVDIALDPLEGTTICARGKENALAVIAIAKKGGFLHAPDTYMKKIAVGQKAAGAIDITKTPSENLKNIARAQACEVSDLTAIILNRQRHEELIREVREAGARIRLIDDGDVSAAIAACRPGSGVDVLMGTGGAPEGVLAAAALRSMGGDMQGVLMWRNEHEKERARKMGITDLQKVYQLHDLANGPVMFAATGVTQGDFLKGVKFYGGGATTHSVVMRSETGTIRYIEAFHDFKKKTMYTTEDGSVKKR from the coding sequence ATGGATCGTAACTTAGCCCTCGAAGTTGTCAGAGTCACTGAGCTTGCGGCATTAGCGGCCGCGCGTTTAATGGGTCGCGGCAATGAAAAGCTGGCTGATCACGCAGCGGTTGAAGCGATGCGACAAGCATTCGACGCGATCTCTATTCGCGGTACCGTTGTCATTGGTGAAGGTGAACGCGATGAAGCTCCGATGCTCTATATTGGAGAGCGCGTTGGCGATGGCACTGGTCCTGAGGTTGATATTGCGCTCGATCCTCTGGAAGGAACAACGATTTGCGCGCGCGGGAAAGAGAATGCGTTAGCGGTGATTGCGATCGCAAAAAAAGGGGGATTTCTTCACGCTCCTGATACGTACATGAAAAAAATTGCAGTGGGCCAAAAAGCTGCTGGTGCAATTGATATTACAAAAACCCCAAGCGAAAACTTAAAGAATATTGCACGTGCTCAAGCATGCGAAGTTTCAGATTTAACGGCGATTATTTTGAATCGCCAGCGTCACGAAGAGCTTATCCGCGAAGTGCGCGAAGCAGGAGCGCGTATTCGATTGATTGATGACGGTGATGTTTCCGCAGCCATTGCGGCATGTCGTCCCGGTTCGGGCGTTGATGTGCTTATGGGGACTGGCGGGGCGCCCGAGGGAGTACTTGCGGCAGCTGCGCTTCGCTCAATGGGTGGGGACATGCAAGGAGTGCTCATGTGGAGAAATGAGCACGAAAAAGAACGCGCGCGCAAAATGGGAATAACGGATTTACAAAAAGTGTATCAGCTTCACGATCTTGCCAATGGGCCCGTGATGTTTGCCGCAACTGGCGTGACTCAGGGCGATTTTTTAAAGGGTGTCAAATTTTATGGGGGTGGTGCAACGACCCATTCCGTGGTGATGCGTTCCGAAACAGGAACGATTCGCTATATCGAAGCGTTTCATGATTTTAAGAAAAAAACGATGTACACCACAGAAGACGGAAGTGTGAAAAAACGTTGA